One Succinivibrio dextrinosolvens DNA window includes the following coding sequences:
- a CDS encoding GH1 family beta-glucosidase: MAFKSDFMWGAASAAAQVEGAYNEDGKGLSIWDVLYDGHTRHNDSPHVACDHYHRLEEDVENMKKIGLKYYRFSVSWPRIIPNGKGSVNQKGLDFYRRLVDLLLKAGIEPMITLYHWDLPYELYKKGGWQNDESPEWFAQYVKVVVEALSDKVKYWMTINEPNCFIGISYLGATHAPFLNDKDALYPCTRNVLFAHARAVKVIRETAKTAPIVGFAPTGPIFKPENDSEEAIRIAYEKTFSNSIKGPFSTGWWIDPAVLGKNPADLEDYFGKPLFTSEELQEIQQPLDFLGFNIYIAAGHKEGNSAYETNEYIGCPRNSLNWPIDPDCMYWAIRFLNERYGLPVLITENGMCNNDFVMLDGKVHDPQRIDYIHRHLLAARKAVDEGYKLIGYIYWSIMDNYEWAEGYDPRFGLIYVDYRTQKRTLKDSAYWYKEVIASNGANL; encoded by the coding sequence ATGGCATTCAAATCTGATTTCATGTGGGGAGCAGCATCTGCCGCAGCCCAGGTCGAAGGTGCATATAATGAGGACGGAAAGGGCCTTAGCATCTGGGATGTTCTCTATGACGGACATACCAGACACAATGATTCACCCCATGTGGCCTGTGACCATTACCATCGTCTTGAGGAAGACGTTGAGAACATGAAGAAAATCGGACTGAAATACTACAGATTCTCTGTAAGCTGGCCAAGAATTATTCCTAATGGCAAAGGTAGTGTTAATCAGAAAGGCCTGGATTTCTACAGAAGGCTAGTGGATTTACTGCTTAAGGCTGGTATTGAACCTATGATTACTCTTTATCATTGGGATCTTCCATATGAGCTTTACAAAAAAGGCGGATGGCAGAATGACGAATCACCAGAATGGTTTGCACAGTATGTAAAGGTTGTAGTTGAGGCCTTATCAGATAAGGTTAAATACTGGATGACCATCAATGAGCCAAACTGCTTTATCGGTATCAGCTATCTGGGGGCTACCCATGCTCCTTTCCTTAATGATAAGGATGCTCTGTATCCATGTACCAGAAATGTTCTCTTTGCCCATGCCAGAGCAGTAAAGGTTATAAGAGAAACAGCAAAGACAGCTCCTATAGTAGGCTTTGCCCCTACTGGTCCAATCTTCAAGCCAGAGAATGATTCTGAGGAAGCTATCAGAATTGCCTATGAAAAGACCTTCTCCAACAGTATAAAGGGGCCGTTCTCCACTGGCTGGTGGATTGATCCTGCGGTACTGGGAAAGAATCCTGCTGACCTAGAAGATTATTTTGGGAAACCTCTGTTCACATCTGAAGAACTTCAGGAAATTCAACAGCCTCTAGATTTTCTTGGATTCAATATCTATATCGCTGCTGGTCACAAGGAAGGCAATAGTGCATATGAAACCAACGAGTACATCGGCTGTCCTAGAAACTCTCTTAACTGGCCTATCGATCCTGACTGCATGTACTGGGCTATACGATTCCTCAATGAGAGATATGGACTTCCAGTTCTGATCACTGAAAACGGCATGTGTAACAATGATTTTGTGATGCTTGACGGCAAGGTTCATGATCCTCAGCGAATTGACTATATACACAGACATCTTCTGGCAGCAAGAAAAGCGGTTGATGAAGGATATAAACTTATCGGCTATATATACTGGTCAATCATGGACAATTACGAATGGGCGGAGGGATATGATCCAAGATTCGGACT